Proteins encoded together in one Polaribacter reichenbachii window:
- a CDS encoding transglutaminase family protein, protein MVFSIIHKTIYKYDNNVTYCHNLAILKPKLFAGQRLLDYKLEITPKPTVIKENIDFFGNSVTHFSIEKQHKELIVTAVSKVDRSYELQQNNLSSETYKSITLETALLKLNTLNPESIDAKQFLLDSVLIKNISSTIKDYAKESFKKDRSVFEAANELMKRIFTEFKFDSNFSTIATPIQEVMEAKKGVCQDFAQLAIACVRSIGLPARYVSGYIETLPPPGKEKLVGTDASHAWFSVFIPDFGWVDFDPTNNQIPKDQHIVISYGRDYYDVPPLKGVIYGSGKSIMNVSVDIRPAVI, encoded by the coding sequence ATGGTTTTTTCTATCATACATAAAACGATTTATAAATACGATAATAACGTTACTTACTGTCATAATTTAGCTATTTTAAAACCTAAATTATTTGCAGGTCAAAGATTACTAGACTATAAATTAGAGATTACTCCAAAACCAACTGTAATTAAAGAAAATATTGATTTTTTTGGTAATTCTGTTACCCATTTTTCAATTGAAAAACAACACAAAGAACTTATTGTAACTGCTGTAAGTAAAGTTGATAGATCTTATGAATTGCAACAAAATAATTTAAGTTCAGAAACCTATAAATCAATAACTTTAGAAACAGCATTATTAAAATTAAACACATTAAATCCAGAAAGTATAGATGCCAAACAGTTTTTGTTAGACTCTGTTTTAATCAAAAATATTTCATCAACAATTAAAGATTATGCTAAAGAATCTTTTAAAAAAGACCGATCTGTTTTTGAGGCTGCAAACGAGTTGATGAAAAGAATCTTTACAGAGTTTAAATTCGATAGTAATTTTAGTACCATAGCAACACCAATTCAAGAAGTTATGGAAGCCAAAAAAGGAGTTTGCCAAGATTTTGCACAATTGGCAATTGCTTGCGTACGCTCAATTGGTTTACCTGCCAGATATGTTAGTGGTTATATAGAAACCTTACCACCACCAGGAAAAGAAAAATTAGTGGGTACAGATGCATCTCATGCTTGGTTTTCTGTATTTATACCAGATTTTGGCTGGGTAGATTTTGATCCTACTAACAATCAAATACCAAAAGACCAACATATTGTAATTTCTTATGGTCGAGATTATTATGATGTACCTCCTTTAAAAGGTGTTATTTATGGTTCTGGAAAAAGTATTATGAATGTTTCTGTTGATATTAGACCAGCTGTAATATAA
- a CDS encoding circularly permuted type 2 ATP-grasp protein: MTKTPITSFFKDYFKDFENYDEVLKSNMEINPNWEKLLTNFSELGINELTKRQGDLDWLLAENGVTYNVYNDPNGLNRPWNLNIIPFVIERKEWKNIEKGLQQRAQVLDLVLKDIYGKRELIKNGIVPYEIIFSHRGFLRPCHQIQYKTAKQLLFHSADLARGPDGQMWVVNDRTEAPSGLGYSLENRFTTSEVVPDIFNEINVKQPFSFIKDFNELLINAAPSHKENPTIVILTPGPHNETYFEHAYLSSFFGYPLVKGNDLVVRDNKVWLKTLKGLIQIDVIYRRVDDEYSDPLELNGNSYLGVAGLLNVVRLQNVAIMNPIGSGVLENPGLIPFMNSICKYFLKEDLILPQIASWWCGQEKERKHVLDNLKNFVVKPIDNTHREHIYFCEFLNKAELEALKKEILAKPYHYVAQEKISFSTAPNLSKEQLEPRKVMCRTFAVAKENEYSIMPGGLVRVAAERERLRVSNQRGGTSKDFWITNTEKRSYKKRQRYHWHHSTTNNLSGIGNIPSNTAENLFWSGRYLARTLVTARYIRMVLNQMSNSEFTQRNSDSENLHILYQSITHLTSIFPGFTGKNKEEAFKDPLKEIIKVLFDETQFGSLAHSLSSFNSSYYSLRNLWSKDMWRVYDKLHKTWHSFEKEDHKNIHKIIKLLDTVIIDLIAYIGLIEESILVEQGLLVYFIGFQMEQAIMCIDKSRALLTIKHNEDVEYEILESLLNSHESLNIYRYSFRSYLDIENVINLILLDNSYSRSLKYQINRIQKDIFRLPKRNEDTNLSSVQKSILDACNLINKANATNLIKVDKDSFTRTELEDLLASLSDMIHNTSLSLTDMYFNHSDEQIQLFNQNYIS, encoded by the coding sequence TTGACAAAAACACCAATAACCTCTTTTTTTAAGGATTACTTTAAAGATTTTGAAAACTACGACGAAGTTTTAAAATCTAATATGGAAATAAATCCTAATTGGGAAAAACTATTAACTAATTTCTCTGAATTAGGTATTAACGAATTAACAAAAAGACAAGGAGATTTAGATTGGTTACTGGCAGAAAACGGAGTAACTTATAATGTATATAATGATCCTAATGGATTAAATAGACCTTGGAATTTAAATATTATTCCTTTTGTTATCGAAAGAAAAGAATGGAAGAATATTGAAAAAGGATTACAACAACGTGCACAAGTTTTAGATTTAGTTTTAAAAGACATTTATGGCAAAAGAGAGCTTATAAAAAACGGAATTGTACCTTACGAAATTATATTTTCTCATCGTGGCTTTTTAAGACCTTGTCATCAAATTCAATATAAAACAGCAAAACAATTATTATTTCATTCTGCAGATTTGGCTAGAGGTCCAGATGGACAAATGTGGGTGGTTAACGACAGAACCGAAGCTCCATCAGGTTTAGGCTATTCTCTAGAAAACAGATTTACTACAAGTGAAGTTGTTCCAGATATTTTTAACGAAATAAATGTAAAACAACCTTTTAGCTTTATTAAAGATTTTAATGAATTGTTAATAAATGCTGCGCCATCTCACAAAGAGAATCCTACAATTGTTATTTTAACTCCAGGCCCTCATAATGAAACTTATTTTGAGCACGCCTATTTATCATCTTTCTTTGGTTATCCTTTAGTAAAAGGCAATGATTTGGTGGTAAGAGACAACAAAGTTTGGCTTAAAACCTTAAAAGGATTAATTCAAATTGATGTAATTTACAGACGTGTAGACGATGAATACTCAGATCCTTTAGAACTAAATGGAAATTCTTATTTAGGTGTTGCAGGATTATTAAATGTTGTTAGACTGCAAAATGTAGCTATAATGAATCCTATTGGAAGTGGAGTTTTAGAGAATCCTGGGTTAATTCCTTTTATGAACTCTATTTGTAAATACTTTTTAAAAGAAGACCTTATTTTACCTCAGATTGCGTCTTGGTGGTGTGGACAAGAAAAAGAACGTAAACATGTTTTAGATAATTTAAAAAACTTTGTTGTAAAACCAATAGACAATACACATAGAGAACATATCTATTTCTGTGAATTTTTAAATAAAGCTGAACTTGAAGCTTTAAAAAAAGAAATTCTTGCAAAACCTTATCATTACGTAGCCCAAGAAAAAATATCTTTTTCTACGGCTCCAAACTTATCAAAAGAACAATTAGAACCACGTAAGGTAATGTGTAGAACTTTTGCTGTAGCTAAAGAAAACGAGTACAGTATTATGCCTGGAGGTTTGGTAAGAGTTGCTGCAGAAAGAGAACGCTTAAGAGTTTCTAACCAAAGAGGTGGAACAAGTAAAGATTTTTGGATTACAAACACCGAAAAAAGATCGTACAAAAAAAGACAAAGATATCATTGGCACCACTCTACAACGAATAATTTATCAGGAATTGGTAATATACCAAGTAATACAGCAGAAAACTTATTTTGGTCTGGTAGATATTTAGCAAGAACTTTAGTAACTGCTAGGTATATTAGAATGGTGTTAAATCAAATGTCTAATTCTGAGTTTACTCAACGAAATTCAGATTCAGAAAACTTACATATTTTATATCAATCTATAACACACTTAACTTCAATTTTTCCTGGGTTTACAGGTAAAAATAAAGAAGAAGCATTTAAAGATCCTTTAAAAGAAATTATTAAAGTACTTTTTGATGAAACTCAGTTTGGTAGTTTAGCACACTCTTTATCCTCTTTTAATAGCTCTTATTATTCGCTTAGAAATCTGTGGTCTAAAGATATGTGGCGTGTTTACGACAAATTGCATAAAACTTGGCATAGTTTTGAAAAAGAAGATCATAAAAACATCCACAAGATTATTAAATTATTAGATACAGTAATCATAGATTTAATAGCTTACATTGGTTTAATTGAAGAAAGCATATTAGTAGAGCAAGGTTTATTAGTTTATTTTATTGGTTTTCAAATGGAGCAAGCCATAATGTGTATCGATAAATCTAGAGCATTATTAACTATAAAACACAATGAAGACGTTGAATATGAAATTCTAGAATCTTTATTAAATAGCCATGAAAGCTTAAATATTTATAGATATAGTTTTAGATCTTATTTAGATATTGAAAATGTTATTAATTTAATATTGCTTGATAATTCTTATTCTAGATCTTTAAAATATCAAATAAATAGAATTCAAAAAGATATATTTAGGCTACCAAAAAGAAATGAAGATACTAATTTATCTTCTGTTCAAAAATCAATTTTAGATGCGTGTAATTTAATTAATAAAGCCAACGCAACTAATCTTATAAAAGTTGATAAAGATTCGTTTACAAGAACTGAATTAGAAGATTTATTAGCTTCTTTAAGTGATATGATTCACAATACATCATTATCTTTAACAGATATGTATTTTAATCATTCTGATGAACAAATACAGTTGTTTAATCAAAATTATATATCTTAA